From Apium graveolens cultivar Ventura chromosome 9, ASM990537v1, whole genome shotgun sequence, the proteins below share one genomic window:
- the LOC141686369 gene encoding putative mitochondrial protein AtMg00820, with translation MDAEMKSIEKNSTWYLTELPAGAKKIGVKWVFKTKFNENGEVEKYKAHLVAKGYAQEYEIDYEEVYPPVSRMDTVQMLLALAEQRGWTVYQLDVKSSFLH, from the coding sequence ATGGATGCAGAGATGAAATCAATCGAGAAAAACAGTACATGGTATTTGACCGAATTACCAGCAGGTGCAAAGAAGATCGGGGTTAAATGGGTATTTAAGACAAAGTTCAATGAAAACGGCGAGGTTGAAAAATATAAAGCTCACTTAGTTGCAAAGGGGTATGCGCAAGAGTACGAAatcgattatgaagaagtttatCCACCCGTGTCACGCATGGATACTGTTCAGATGCTTCTTGCTTTGGCTGAACAAAGAGGGTGGACTGTTTACCAGCTTGACGTTAAATCATCTTTTCTTCATTGA